One segment of Pseudodesulfovibrio sp. 5S69 DNA contains the following:
- the pheS gene encoding phenylalanine--tRNA ligase subunit alpha, with the protein MSSELKSFLEGLDSLAQDCASRKGQACSLKELEELRIEFLGRKGKLAQIMGRLGKLDNADKPAAGKKANEVKQAITGLIDGWEAALHAAEAGQALSRFDPSMPGRKPWAGSLHPVTLVMDEIASVLVGLGFEHAAGPEVENDWHNFEALNMPPDHPARDMQDTLYMSDNIVLRTHTSGMQIRTMLKQKPPVAIIAPGKVYRRDSDLTHTPMFHQIEGLLVDKNVSMGDLRGTLTVFVRKVFGPRTEVRFRPSFFPFTEPSAEVDISCAVCGGKGEMDGKTCRVCKGTGWVEILGCGMVDPNVFKSVGYDPEVYTGFAFGLGVERMAMLKYGIDDLRMFFENDVRFLEQFA; encoded by the coding sequence GTGAGTAGTGAATTGAAGTCCTTCCTGGAAGGACTCGACAGCCTGGCCCAGGATTGCGCATCGCGCAAGGGCCAGGCTTGTTCGTTAAAGGAACTGGAGGAACTCCGCATCGAGTTCCTGGGCCGGAAGGGCAAGCTCGCCCAGATCATGGGCAGGCTCGGCAAGCTCGACAACGCCGACAAGCCCGCCGCGGGCAAGAAGGCCAACGAGGTCAAGCAGGCCATCACCGGCCTGATCGACGGTTGGGAGGCCGCGCTGCACGCCGCCGAGGCGGGGCAGGCCCTGTCGCGCTTTGATCCCTCCATGCCGGGCCGCAAGCCGTGGGCCGGTTCCCTGCACCCCGTGACCCTGGTCATGGACGAAATCGCCTCTGTTCTGGTCGGACTCGGCTTCGAGCACGCCGCCGGACCCGAGGTCGAGAACGACTGGCATAACTTCGAGGCCCTGAACATGCCCCCGGACCACCCGGCCCGGGACATGCAGGACACCCTGTACATGTCGGACAACATCGTTCTGCGGACCCATACCTCCGGCATGCAGATCCGGACCATGCTCAAGCAGAAGCCGCCGGTGGCGATCATCGCGCCGGGCAAGGTCTACCGCCGCGACTCGGACCTGACCCACACCCCCATGTTCCACCAGATCGAGGGGCTGCTGGTCGACAAAAACGTGTCCATGGGCGACCTGCGCGGAACCCTGACCGTGTTCGTGCGTAAGGTTTTCGGTCCCAGGACCGAGGTCCGCTTCCGCCCGAGCTTCTTCCCGTTCACCGAACCCAGCGCCGAGGTGGACATCTCCTGCGCCGTGTGCGGCGGCAAGGGCGAGATGGACGGCAAGACCTGCCGTGTCTGCAAGGGCACCGGCTGGGTGGAGATTCTGGGCTGCGGCATGGTCGATCCCAACGTGTTCAAGTCGGTGGGCTACGACCCCGAGGTCTACACGGGCTTTGCCTTCGGGCTCGGCGTCGAGCGCATGGCCATGCTCAAGTACGGCATCGACGACTTGCGCATGTTCTTCGAGAACGACGTCCGTTTCCTGGAACAGTTCGCCTAG